A section of the Pedobacter sp. HDW13 genome encodes:
- a CDS encoding sigma-70 family RNA polymerase sigma factor, giving the protein MDDASSFVSLDDLRKESTITLLEYMGMNEDEPATAELAFNIFYEKFSSAFMVVCEKACYHYKDLYDGLAEVIFNNALCNAYFKASQFKSDNRDPKKVDNDVKRWLYGIANNELFIELRKIKAGSNLDIMEDIMVLESEIDHEEPLIIECYEKEILNEALATLSDKERGILLMCYQYSEDGKNIPSNVIERINTIFNIKEPNRRQIKKRALEKLLQQVNYLQSKIKVKK; this is encoded by the coding sequence ATGGATGACGCTTCTTCATTTGTTTCTCTGGACGATCTGCGTAAGGAATCAACAATTACGCTTTTGGAATATATGGGGATGAACGAGGATGAACCAGCCACCGCAGAACTTGCATTTAATATATTTTATGAGAAATTTTCTTCCGCATTTATGGTAGTCTGTGAAAAGGCTTGTTACCATTACAAAGATTTATATGACGGCTTGGCAGAAGTTATTTTTAATAATGCACTTTGCAACGCATATTTCAAGGCCTCTCAGTTTAAATCAGACAATAGAGATCCCAAAAAAGTGGATAATGATGTAAAAAGATGGCTCTACGGCATAGCAAACAACGAACTATTTATTGAACTGCGGAAGATCAAGGCCGGCTCGAACCTTGACATTATGGAAGATATCATGGTTTTGGAATCAGAAATCGATCACGAAGAACCTCTTATTATAGAATGCTATGAGAAGGAGATATTAAATGAGGCCCTTGCGACGTTAAGTGATAAGGAAAGAGGTATTTTATTAATGTGTTACCAGTATAGCGAAGACGGAAAAAATATACCTTCTAATGTAATTGAGAGAATAAACACTATTTTTAATATCAAAGAGCCAAACCGACGACAGATCAAGAAGCGGGCTCTGGAAAAATTATTGCAACAAGTAAATTATCTACAATCAAAAATCAAAGTTAAGAAATGA
- a CDS encoding nucleotidyltransferase: MNHMYIPQTFNQQLDDLLNRIAEKLQLDDSRRASAERSYNAVSEWIEGDLGFFKNVPFDIYAQGSYRIGTNVKPLQGDEFDLDIVIHMTIPYEGLDPVEVLNQLERRLREHGQYKTMLKRKNRCIRIVYANLFHIDILPGFQESALDVNRIVVPDRSLKDWTPSNPKGYAEWFKSKYIREELMLLEKSLRAEDLPNQVPYHLMQPLQRAVQLIKRYRDIYFKDNPDSATSSIILTTIAGMFYNGAQSEYEAIKGIINRAYDNLSMLNGKVLHIVNPANTNEVFSDKWINEPHLYRSFIQFIIDFKEQWDKIEGARGIHNIIGVFKEMFGENTSSNSLIEQSDYIQKARNSDQLGVSRQSGLLTGIVPSSTTVIPNNFYGSKY, from the coding sequence ATGAACCACATGTATATACCACAGACATTTAATCAACAGCTTGATGATTTACTAAACCGTATCGCGGAAAAGCTGCAACTTGATGATTCCAGGCGAGCATCAGCAGAACGAAGCTATAACGCAGTTTCCGAATGGATAGAAGGTGATCTTGGCTTTTTTAAGAACGTTCCATTTGATATTTATGCACAAGGTTCCTATCGTATCGGCACCAATGTAAAACCTTTGCAAGGCGATGAATTCGATTTGGACATTGTTATTCACATGACAATACCGTATGAGGGATTAGACCCTGTGGAAGTCTTAAATCAACTAGAAAGAAGATTAAGGGAACATGGACAGTACAAAACAATGCTTAAAAGAAAAAACAGGTGTATCAGAATAGTTTACGCTAACCTGTTTCATATCGATATTCTTCCCGGTTTTCAGGAGTCGGCCCTTGATGTAAATAGAATTGTTGTACCTGATCGCTCATTAAAAGACTGGACACCCAGCAATCCGAAGGGATATGCAGAATGGTTCAAATCAAAATACATTAGGGAAGAATTGATGCTATTGGAAAAGTCTTTACGTGCTGAAGACCTGCCAAATCAGGTTCCGTATCACTTAATGCAACCTCTGCAGCGTGCCGTTCAGCTTATAAAACGGTATAGGGATATTTATTTTAAGGACAATCCGGATTCCGCAACTTCAAGTATCATCCTTACCACCATAGCAGGAATGTTCTACAACGGTGCGCAATCTGAATATGAAGCCATCAAAGGTATTATAAACAGAGCCTATGACAATTTAAGCATGCTGAATGGAAAAGTGCTACATATCGTTAACCCAGCAAACACCAATGAGGTTTTTTCAGACAAATGGATAAACGAACCTCACTTATATAGAAGCTTTATTCAGTTTATTATCGATTTTAAAGAACAGTGGGATAAAATAGAGGGTGCCAGAGGAATACATAATATCATAGGCGTATTCAAGGAAATGTTTGGTGAAAATACAAGTTCCAACTCGCTGATTGAGCAGTCCGATTACATTCAGAAAGCAAGAAATAGCGATCAACTCGGCGTATCGAGGCAGAGTGGTTTGTTAACAGGCATTGTACCTTCTTCGACTACCGTTATACCTAACAATTTTTACGGTAGTAAGTATTAG
- a CDS encoding recombinase family protein gives MTTAILYIRVSTDEQAIKGYSLHVQEERLQRFCFANNIVVLKVVKEDHSARTFDRPAWKNFIKEIKRPKKICPDLILFTKWDRFSRNIADSYYMIRLLKDLQIEPQAIEQPLDLSVPENKILLAVYIATSEVENDRRSLNVKQGINKARQEGRWTSNVPLGYSFQLTKSGVKLIVPKEPEASLIRNAYRIIVSNNHSDIQSVYNGLVNSGLKCSRSHFWRIIRNPFYSGKIVVPKFEGDQFLFGKRKS, from the coding sequence ATGACAACTGCTATTTTATACATCAGAGTAAGCACTGATGAACAAGCCATAAAAGGCTATTCGTTGCATGTTCAAGAAGAACGGCTGCAACGGTTTTGTTTTGCTAATAACATTGTTGTACTAAAGGTGGTAAAGGAAGACCATTCAGCTAGGACATTTGATAGACCGGCTTGGAAAAATTTTATTAAGGAAATAAAGAGACCTAAAAAAATATGCCCTGATCTAATTCTTTTTACCAAATGGGATAGATTTAGCAGGAACATTGCAGATAGTTATTATATGATCCGGTTACTTAAAGATCTACAAATCGAACCTCAGGCCATCGAGCAGCCTCTCGATCTTTCCGTACCTGAAAACAAAATTCTGTTAGCTGTTTATATAGCGACATCAGAGGTTGAAAATGACAGGCGATCACTAAATGTAAAACAGGGTATAAACAAAGCCAGGCAGGAAGGGCGATGGACGTCTAATGTACCCTTAGGATATTCTTTCCAGTTAACGAAAAGCGGGGTAAAACTAATAGTCCCCAAAGAACCGGAAGCATCGTTAATAAGAAATGCATATCGAATTATCGTTTCAAATAACCATAGTGATATTCAATCTGTCTACAATGGATTGGTAAATTCAGGATTGAAATGTAGTAGAAGCCATTTTTGGCGAATAATAAGAAATCCCTTTTACAGCGGGAAAATAGTTGTCCCTAAATTTGAGGGGGACCAATTCCTATTTGGTAAAAGGAAATCATGA
- a CDS encoding zinc ribbon domain-containing protein: protein MVKGNHEAIIPEILFNKVQRILNSEKRKTIARLKPDEKLPLRGLMLCPNCKGRLTGSKSKGKISYYAYYHCHHCCAFRVRADKANHLVENELNKLVADAAYQKIYSDVLRYVCKEFFEEQIVTQNRAVQSIHKLIERIVKAKELSLKGEIENDDFILIRTDCEKRINGMGLELQHSTVLKEQNKVQLTRKTLQLSLLGMIWNRYNSIKKRELLTMLLQTSPVLQKEFRIDDILNNPAKFVFGLKVINKAAEPNDIFPNNLPEQMANDMVDKILKHELCIGNDLSRVEGQEILDFIVKFALLAAEDVN, encoded by the coding sequence TTGGTAAAAGGAAATCATGAAGCAATTATACCAGAAATATTATTCAATAAAGTTCAGCGAATTTTGAATAGTGAGAAGCGAAAAACGATTGCTAGGCTCAAACCCGACGAGAAATTGCCGTTACGTGGATTGATGCTATGTCCAAATTGTAAGGGAAGATTAACAGGTAGCAAGTCAAAGGGGAAAATATCTTATTACGCTTACTATCACTGCCATCATTGTTGTGCTTTCCGAGTTCGTGCGGACAAGGCTAATCATTTAGTCGAGAACGAATTAAATAAACTCGTAGCTGATGCGGCATATCAGAAGATATATTCAGATGTCCTAAGATATGTTTGCAAAGAATTTTTTGAAGAACAGATTGTAACACAGAATAGGGCTGTTCAAAGTATCCATAAATTAATAGAACGGATTGTAAAAGCCAAAGAACTTTCCTTAAAGGGGGAAATAGAAAATGACGATTTTATTCTAATCAGGACGGATTGCGAAAAGAGGATTAACGGAATGGGACTAGAGCTACAACATTCTACGGTGCTAAAAGAACAAAATAAAGTGCAGCTGACAAGAAAGACACTACAGCTATCTCTACTAGGCATGATATGGAATCGGTACAATTCTATCAAAAAACGCGAGCTCCTTACTATGCTATTACAGACTAGCCCGGTTCTGCAGAAAGAGTTTAGGATTGATGATATTTTAAACAATCCAGCCAAATTTGTCTTTGGTTTAAAGGTAATTAACAAAGCAGCAGAGCCAAATGATATCTTCCCAAATAACCTTCCAGAACAAATGGCTAATGATATGGTTGATAAGATCCTGAAGCATGAATTATGCATTGGTAATGATTTGTCAAGGGTAGAGGGGCAGGAAATACTTGATTTTATAGTGAAATTTGCACTTTTGGCCGCTGAGGATGTAAATTGA
- a CDS encoding DoxX family protein, with protein MLKKIQNWGDHHHPKWLDYFRILLGLVLIWKGVDFYINMQAFSNLMRGAFLGTAISISLLAHLIILMHIIGGMAIALGTYTRLFCLLNLPILIGAVFFINISAGIFKPYSEFWFSSAVLFGLVCFMIEGNGILSVDRQKTYPSKAI; from the coding sequence ATGCTTAAGAAAATCCAAAACTGGGGTGACCACCACCACCCAAAATGGTTAGACTACTTTAGAATTTTACTCGGATTGGTTTTAATTTGGAAAGGTGTTGATTTTTACATCAACATGCAGGCCTTTAGCAACCTCATGCGCGGTGCCTTTTTAGGTACAGCCATCAGCATCAGCTTACTGGCGCACTTAATTATTCTCATGCACATCATCGGCGGTATGGCCATTGCTTTAGGTACCTACACCCGCTTGTTCTGTCTCTTAAATTTACCCATCCTTATCGGCGCGGTATTCTTCATCAACATTTCGGCAGGTATTTTTAAACCCTATTCCGAATTTTGGTTTTCATCGGCCGTACTCTTCGGATTAGTCTGTTTTATGATCGAAGGAAATGGAATTTTATCTGTCGACAGGCAGAAAACCTACCCAAGTAAGGCAATTTAA
- a CDS encoding response regulator: MEETVTAPAIKEIEKSVVLLVDDNEDILDFISDDLEEKYQVLQARNGVEALAILQNEIVQLIISDVMMPEMDGFELCAKIKSTLEFSHIPVILLTAKNTLQSKIEGLELGADAYVEKPFSPEFLQVQISSLIKNRNKIKEYFSSSPLLHIKSIAYSKADELFLEKLQDTINKNIHNQDLDVEHLAEKMNMSRPTLYRKIKSISNLSPNELINLARLKRAAEFLNEGNLKIYEISEMVGYSSQSHFGRNFSKQFGMSPTDYLNSKLAEKKKS; the protein is encoded by the coding sequence ATGGAAGAAACTGTAACGGCGCCAGCTATAAAGGAAATAGAAAAATCGGTGGTTTTGCTGGTCGATGACAATGAAGATATCCTCGATTTCATTTCTGATGACCTGGAAGAAAAATATCAGGTACTACAGGCCCGCAACGGTGTTGAAGCTTTAGCAATTTTACAAAACGAAATTGTGCAGCTCATTATCAGCGATGTAATGATGCCCGAAATGGATGGTTTCGAACTTTGCGCCAAAATTAAATCTACCCTCGAGTTTAGCCATATCCCCGTGATTTTGCTTACCGCCAAAAACACGCTGCAATCTAAAATTGAAGGTTTAGAACTTGGGGCCGATGCTTATGTAGAAAAACCGTTCTCGCCCGAATTTTTACAGGTACAGATTTCGAGCCTGATTAAAAACAGGAACAAAATCAAAGAATATTTCTCGAGCTCACCCTTATTGCACATTAAAAGCATTGCCTATTCGAAAGCCGATGAACTGTTTTTAGAGAAGCTACAGGATACTATCAATAAAAACATCCACAACCAGGATTTGGATGTAGAGCACCTGGCCGAGAAAATGAACATGAGCCGGCCAACCTTATACCGTAAAATTAAATCGATTTCGAACCTGAGCCCCAACGAACTGATTAACCTGGCACGTTTAAAAAGGGCAGCAGAGTTTTTAAATGAAGGAAATTTAAAAATATACGAGATTTCGGAAATGGTGGGCTACAGTTCACAATCGCACTTTGGACGTAATTTTTCTAAACAGTTTGGCATGTCGCCAACCGACTATCTGAACAGTAAACTGGCCGAGAAAAAGAAATCTTAA
- a CDS encoding two-component regulator propeller domain-containing protein gives MKKLFILFLFLFTANILLAQPYYFRRYQVENGLSNNTAFCSVQDANGFMWFGTKDGLNRFDGYSFKTYRHDADQPGSLGNDLIYALHHDDKTLWVGTNDGVYQYNPLKESFSSIKATKGMRIIDLGSDNKGNLWVLSSFKIYLYNKKNKTTTAFTTNAPFDASSVAVLKNGSIWISTGRGTVEKYNPQLNNFQSFNINGKDKKPEYGWVAKIAETTKGELLIGTTNQGIKLFNPVTLQSKDLLRLNSDKTPIFVRDIKQVAGHEFWIGTESGIYVYNDETGLITHITKQYNNDYSLSDNAIYTICADREGGVWTGSYFGGLNYYSSHTSFFTKYFPQEGRNAISGSDVREITKDRASNFWIGTEDAGLNKLDSQTGTFKHFLPDGKKGSIAYSNIHGLLVDGDKLWVGTFEHGLDLFDLKSEKVIKHYQAGVGNALRTNFIVTFCRTRAGEIIVATINGIYRYNRKKDDFEPIPDLPFIFYDSVIEDYAGNIWAGSFNDGVYCFNLSKPGFKNYRNKPTDPGSLSHNTVNSVFEDSHKNIWITTDGGGVCKFDAKTQLFKRYGSKNGFPSNYLFRIAEDTSHQFWISSTRGLIHFDPATGLSKTYTKANGLLTDQFNYNSAYQDTDGRLYFGSVKGLVSFNPTNFKPNSYETPVFLTGFQVNSTEIGVKGADSVLNKSIVYTDTIDLNYDQSSFSIDFAALSYLSPAMTEYAYKMTGLYKDWEYLKTNRKVYFTKLAPGKYTFEVKAMVEGSNKWSNKNVKLLIRIKPPFYLSPLAYFIYLISTAAIIFYLVRRYHLKIALKNSRRMEVFEHEKQKEVYQAKIEFFTNVAHEIRTPLTLIIGPMEKLIKQAHVVPTIEKNLKIMGRNTDRLLKLTNQLLDFRKTETSDFSLNFVKADIQEILKDVFLQFQHAAEQENINYSINLPDRPLHAYIDVEAFYKIISNLLDNAIKYGKTTVELVLEQPDGEDKFRMLVKNDGNRVPVELKDKIFEPFFRAKETEIKAGTGIGLSISKSLAQLHSGELYFDFNHNEFNIFVLALPIHQLIEFNLNGKWKKL, from the coding sequence TTGAAAAAACTTTTCATCCTTTTTCTGTTTCTGTTTACAGCCAATATACTGCTGGCCCAGCCCTACTATTTCAGGCGGTACCAGGTAGAAAACGGATTATCGAATAACACGGCATTTTGCAGCGTACAGGATGCAAACGGATTTATGTGGTTTGGCACAAAAGATGGCCTCAACCGTTTTGATGGCTATAGCTTTAAAACCTACCGGCACGATGCCGACCAGCCCGGCAGTTTGGGTAACGATCTCATTTATGCATTGCACCATGACGATAAAACCCTGTGGGTAGGGACAAACGATGGCGTTTATCAATACAATCCGTTAAAAGAAAGTTTTAGCTCCATTAAGGCTACTAAAGGCATGCGTATTATCGACCTTGGCAGCGATAACAAAGGAAATTTATGGGTGCTCTCATCCTTCAAAATCTATCTTTACAACAAAAAAAATAAAACCACCACCGCTTTTACCACCAATGCCCCTTTCGATGCCTCATCTGTAGCTGTACTTAAAAACGGCAGCATTTGGATCAGCACCGGTCGTGGTACGGTTGAAAAGTACAACCCGCAACTCAACAATTTTCAAAGTTTTAACATTAACGGTAAAGATAAAAAGCCCGAATATGGCTGGGTGGCCAAAATTGCCGAAACCACCAAAGGCGAGCTGTTGATCGGCACCACCAACCAGGGTATCAAACTGTTTAACCCGGTTACGCTGCAATCTAAAGATCTGCTGAGATTGAACAGCGATAAAACGCCCATATTTGTTCGCGACATTAAGCAGGTGGCCGGCCACGAATTCTGGATCGGTACCGAATCGGGCATTTATGTGTACAACGATGAAACCGGCCTGATTACCCATATTACCAAGCAGTATAACAATGATTATTCGCTAAGTGATAATGCCATTTACACCATTTGTGCCGATCGAGAGGGCGGCGTATGGACAGGCTCTTATTTTGGTGGACTCAACTATTATTCGAGCCATACCTCATTCTTTACCAAGTATTTTCCACAGGAAGGCCGCAATGCTATCAGCGGAAGTGATGTAAGGGAAATTACAAAAGATAGGGCAAGCAATTTCTGGATCGGAACAGAAGATGCAGGTTTAAACAAACTAGATAGTCAAACCGGTACCTTTAAGCATTTTCTTCCCGATGGAAAAAAAGGCAGCATTGCTTATTCCAATATCCACGGCTTGCTGGTAGATGGCGATAAACTTTGGGTTGGCACTTTTGAGCATGGGCTGGACCTCTTTGACCTGAAAAGCGAAAAGGTAATTAAACATTACCAGGCCGGTGTAGGTAATGCGCTGCGTACCAATTTTATTGTTACTTTTTGCAGAACCCGTGCCGGCGAAATTATTGTTGCCACCATTAATGGCATTTACCGTTACAACCGCAAAAAAGACGATTTTGAGCCCATACCCGATTTACCTTTTATTTTTTATGATTCGGTTATCGAAGATTATGCAGGCAATATCTGGGCTGGCAGTTTTAATGATGGCGTATATTGCTTTAATTTATCAAAACCGGGTTTTAAAAATTACCGCAACAAACCAACCGATCCAGGCAGTTTAAGCCACAATACCGTAAACAGTGTTTTCGAAGATAGCCATAAAAACATCTGGATAACTACCGATGGTGGAGGGGTTTGTAAGTTTGATGCCAAAACGCAACTGTTTAAACGATATGGCAGCAAAAACGGTTTCCCGAGTAATTACCTTTTCCGCATTGCTGAAGATACGAGCCATCAATTCTGGATCAGCAGTACACGGGGGCTTATCCACTTCGATCCGGCTACAGGCTTGAGTAAAACCTATACCAAGGCGAACGGATTGCTTACCGATCAGTTTAACTATAATTCGGCCTATCAGGATACCGATGGCCGGCTTTACTTTGGAAGCGTAAAAGGACTGGTTAGCTTCAATCCAACCAATTTTAAACCTAATTCTTACGAAACGCCTGTTTTTTTAACAGGCTTTCAGGTAAACAGCACCGAAATTGGCGTAAAAGGTGCCGATTCGGTATTAAACAAATCAATTGTGTATACCGATACCATCGATTTAAATTATGATCAGTCATCTTTCAGTATCGATTTTGCTGCTTTAAGCTACCTCTCGCCAGCCATGACCGAGTATGCCTATAAAATGACGGGGCTTTATAAAGACTGGGAATATTTAAAAACAAACAGGAAGGTTTACTTTACCAAACTGGCCCCAGGCAAATATACTTTCGAGGTAAAAGCCATGGTAGAGGGTAGCAACAAATGGAGCAACAAAAATGTCAAGTTGTTGATCAGGATAAAACCACCTTTTTACCTGAGCCCGCTGGCTTACTTTATTTACCTGATTAGTACAGCGGCCATTATTTTTTATCTGGTTCGCCGTTACCACCTTAAAATTGCACTCAAAAACAGCCGCCGCATGGAAGTTTTTGAACACGAAAAACAAAAGGAAGTGTACCAGGCCAAGATCGAATTTTTCACTAATGTAGCCCACGAAATCCGTACGCCACTTACGCTGATTATTGGCCCGATGGAGAAACTGATTAAACAGGCGCATGTGGTGCCCACAATCGAAAAGAACCTTAAAATAATGGGGCGGAATACCGACAGGCTGCTTAAATTAACCAACCAGCTGCTCGATTTCAGAAAAACCGAAACCAGCGATTTCTCGCTCAACTTTGTAAAGGCCGATATCCAGGAGATTTTGAAAGATGTGTTCCTGCAATTTCAGCACGCAGCAGAACAAGAAAATATCAACTACAGCATCAACCTGCCCGATAGGCCGCTTCATGCCTATATCGATGTAGAGGCTTTTTATAAAATCATCAGCAACCTGCTCGATAATGCCATTAAATATGGAAAAACTACTGTAGAACTGGTTTTAGAACAGCCAGATGGCGAAGATAAGTTTAGGATGCTGGTAAAAAACGATGGCAATCGTGTTCCGGTAGAGCTTAAGGATAAAATATTTGAGCCATTTTTCAGGGCCAAAGAAACCGAAATAAAAGCGGGTACAGGTATCGGGCTTTCAATCTCCAAATCGCTGGCCCAGCTGCATAGTGGCGAACTGTATTTTGATTTTAATCATAACGAATTTAATATATTTGTATTGGCGCTCCCCATCCATCAACTCATTGAATTTAACCTGAACGGAAAATGGAAGAAACTGTAA
- a CDS encoding carboxypeptidase-like regulatory domain-containing protein — MKRSLLSSGSIVCRDWYLLQKLFLKRKVHAVIFASFALILLSLQLRAQETATVTGTVTDEKGETVVGASIKIKGTNTGATTDGDGKYKIQVADKNATLIFIYVGYVNQEVALAGRSQVNVKLKPSNNDLSEVIVVGYNTQKKEAITGAISSISSKDLEKVHGGSTVSTGLAGKLPGVSFRMPDGRPGHRPIFRSVIWVTLCM; from the coding sequence ATGAAAAGAAGTCTACTCTCTTCTGGCAGCATAGTCTGCCGCGATTGGTACCTGCTTCAAAAGTTGTTTTTGAAACGCAAAGTCCATGCAGTTATTTTCGCCTCATTTGCCCTGATTTTACTTTCATTGCAGCTCCGGGCACAGGAGACAGCTACCGTTACCGGTACCGTGACCGACGAAAAGGGCGAAACCGTTGTTGGCGCAAGTATAAAAATTAAGGGTACCAATACAGGCGCTACTACCGATGGCGATGGTAAGTATAAAATTCAGGTGGCGGATAAAAATGCAACACTGATTTTTATTTATGTGGGCTATGTTAACCAGGAAGTTGCCCTTGCTGGACGTTCGCAGGTTAACGTTAAACTGAAGCCTTCCAACAACGATCTTTCGGAAGTGATTGTGGTAGGTTACAACACGCAGAAGAAAGAAGCCATTACCGGTGCCATTTCCTCCATCAGCAGTAAAGATTTGGAAAAAGTACATGGCGGTTCTACCGTAAGCACAGGGCTTGCAGGTAAATTACCAGGAGTATCGTTCCGTATGCCGGATGGAAGACCGGGGCATCGGCCAATATTCAGATCCGTAATATGGGTAACCCTTTGTATGTAA